tctccgcgcagCGGGTTCTgggttgtatgtctgggaccacGGGATCCCccggttggctgtcctccggcccgccggcgccctgtctttggttGGGATTACCTCTTTGCGGctccttgctggtcttcccgggagggtgggctctctgggctggctcttggggcgctgatctttgtgctgcctgccacTGTGGGCCTGCTGGCGGAGGGGGCTTGGTCTGGCTATTTGGGGTGGGGCTCTCTTGGAGGTGGAGGGTGGCCCCTTTtctttcatacattctcagtgacaattacacgcccacacattcctgcacctttatgtatatgaagtcttccccacatacagagatacctgtacacacgtacatatacacactcacagtacatacgtacttccccacattactcactgagttaaccagggtgttattatgttgttggttttattacagcgacggtgatatcagcagtatgactatagttttttttacaatgatgtgcattacagttattatcattctgttcactatcatagataatcatttcattattactattatgtgtgactgtttcaatacattattatcattgtgTGTATCATTGGCCAGTTATTCTGTCACGGAGTGGCTTACGCCAAAAGGTTGGAACCCGTTATGCAGATAGACACAGCGCTAGtaagaaatacaatttattacacaaagtaataatgacaaaaaaaatacaaaaataactaccaaaagataactaaggaacacagggctagagccaaaaaatacaaagaacaaaaaacactgcaaggcaggaaaaaggtactcactgaacgaaaggagctgcaggaaaaaaggtgcaGAACAGGTAAGTGGCAGTAGCAAAATCACAATGGCAGAAAGATACGCGAGCAAAagggaccagttgggagccaagggatgtggaacaggaagcagggttggcaagggaataactggcaactagATAGTGGTCAGGCAGAGGTACAAGTATATATGGGGAGCTGAAGATTGATCACAGGTGTCCCTGATTACTCATCAgtgcagccatgacactgcaaggacaaaacagaggcggcagcagagtgcaaaacaaacacagaacatgacacctttgtccttatgtccttgttcgtctttatagttgtcacagacatttatttgctgatgtagttctgtatgtttctgtatcgtctctccttcctgcttgcccacaaggcaaaggttaaacaagccccactacatagctgtccagccaatgcctgtaagaaatgacaccgtttatttcctggtgtgcactggtcaatactgtaatgccgcttgttgtggggaaggagagactcacgtcgccgatgcactttaatggctttattaacagcggagaacactgcaggactttacatccacgccaacataaacacacttcccaactctctccaaactcacagctagcactgagcctagctctcctgctcgggacgcccaccgtcacttcgcgtcacttcccgatgaactaaagctgtaatgacactctgccgtataaaaagtaaaatattaaaaacaagcgtaagacattactagcacagctttgttctgtgggtggtggatatattctatcagttattattaagcctctagcttccttttagtcagtaaaaaccttggctatgattgcactacattgtcatgtagacctacaaagtacacttggaagaacaagaggtgaataaatgtattgcaactgatgtgaaactgatgaggggtaggattaaataagctttgcttcttcctactcctttttggacatgcaaaattgtgaattgtactatgtgatgtgctactgtttgactcatatgcatgttcaggattaaaaccatgaaccaagataataacaagcctagtagtgctgtacaacttttatccgcagtccgcagtgccctctactggtcaacattattattattattttttcctcccctttttttttcttttttttcctctactggtcaacattcaaactggacgccaacctgtctatagaggccatctgtctatagcggccactctgtagtaatattaggagaatgaaGTAGTAACATTAAgtagtaatattaggagaattaaGTGGTAGTATTAAgtagtaatattaggagaatcaAGTAGTAGTATTAAGTAgtgatattaggagaataaagtagtaacattaagtagtaatattaggagaattaaGTAGTAACATTAAGTAGTCATATTAGGAGTATAAAGTAGTAACATTAAgtagtaatattaggagaataaagtagtagtaTTAAGTAGTGATATtgggagaataaagtagtagtattaagtcgtaatattgggagaataaagtagtagtaTTAAGTAGTGATATTGGGAGAATAAAGTAGGAGTATTACGTAATGAtaataggagaataaagtagtagtaTGAAGTAGTGATATCAAGTAGCATGTACGAGTCAGAGGATGTTTCCAGTGATTGTAGCGGAGATTTGAGCCATGCAGttttggaggaggaagaaaggtTGAAAGGTTAGTAGATGAAGTAGAGACGTTTTAGAACGTGGCCGTCATGGAGATGAGAACACACAATGGTGGAAGAGGAAATGTAATCTTGTCACCTTGTGTGGACATCTTCAGAACTTCCACGCCACGCAAACACTTTATACATTAAATCCATTTTACATTTCATACAGAGTAAGCTAgtcacaatcctcatgtgatcATTTCACACAAAAGtagcaacatgttttttttattctgcctggcaacaagtgACATCATTCATGAATTCTGCCTAACAACAAGTGACATCATGAAGTGTCCACTTCCTGGTTGTCTTCCCATGCTGCCCAGAAAGTGTGAAAACACCTCCACCTTTATCCAGACCCTCACCGGCAAGTTAGTTTTCTGTCTTCATGAAGCAAGAGCACCGGTCAAAGCTAACATGGTGATGAGGACCAGGCCGCTCTGGAGACACATGGATCCCCCTGTGGTGTCCCCTTGTGCGTGACGGTCCACTTCAAGGTAGTCGTCCTCTGAGTCCTCCTCCGAGTAGCCGCTCCCTGCGTACCCTGCACCCCCTCGTCCTCCTGCTTGGTCCGAGCAGAAGGTCTTCATGCTGACTTTAATGTACTCGCAGATGTTCCTTTCCGCGCCGTCGCACACGCACGAATCCAGCTGCTGCGCGGCGGGAATGTCTCGCATGCGGGCGATGAGCGCCCGGCAGCCCGCCGAGCAGCGCTGCCCGCCGAAGAGCATCCTGCAGCGGAACAAGTACTCCCGCATGGAGGCGCTGCACGCCCGGTCGGCCTCGCACCGGCGGCGCGCGTTCGTGCAGCCCAGCGCGTGAGTCCGGGTAACGCACGGTTCTATTGCCTGCTTGGTCCGCCTGCAGACCGGGTCCGCAGCGCAGTCACAGTCCTCCAGAGCCGGTCCGCCGCGGGTCTGGTTGAGCTGGACGAGGGAGGAGATGCAGTGGCTGGGACACCTCCGGCGCTCTCCGTTCAGGACGGGCGAGCAGGCGTGCGCGTACTGGTCGTAGGCATAGCGGCAGTCCGGCTCTCCGTGGCACCGCAGG
This Dunckerocampus dactyliophorus isolate RoL2022-P2 chromosome 17, RoL_Ddac_1.1, whole genome shotgun sequence DNA region includes the following protein-coding sequences:
- the LOC129170407 gene encoding growth arrest-specific protein 1-like, which gives rise to MEVKPWRRTCKVLLLLVLLFWFCAGAPNRKHRLLCWKATLRCHGEPDCRYAYDQYAHACSPVLNGERRRCPSHCISSLVQLNQTRGGPALEDCDCAADPVCRRTKQAIEPCVTRTHALGCTNARRRCEADRACSASMREYLFRCRMLFGGQRCSAGCRALIARMRDIPAAQQLDSCVCDGAERNICEYIKVSMKTFCSDQAGGRGGAGYAGSGYSEEDSEDDYLEVDRHAQGDTTGGSMCLQSGLVLITMLALTGALAS